A window of the Paenibacillus woosongensis genome harbors these coding sequences:
- the bioB gene encoding biotin synthase BioB: MHNVEEKTQTDWERLADTALRGERLTMEEGLSVLQGEDEQILAIMQAAYKVRRHYYGNKVKLNMIMNAKSGLCPEDCGYCSQSIVSSAPVTKYSLLDKDSLLAGAREAMARQAGTYCIVASGRGPTPRELEQVIEAVTEIRSTMPLKICACLGLLRDDQAKRLAEAGVHRYNHNLNTSTANYSAITTTHSYEQRVETVEKVKASGMSPCSGVIIGMGESQAEIVQMAYALREIDADSIPVNFLVPISGTPLEASEKVTPLQALKVLALFRFICPSKEIRVSGGRESSLRHLQPMSLYAANSWFVGDYLTTGGQAVTADHQMIEDLGFEIEQCAL, encoded by the coding sequence ATGCACAACGTTGAAGAGAAAACACAGACAGATTGGGAGCGGCTTGCAGATACAGCATTGCGGGGGGAACGGTTAACGATGGAAGAAGGGCTGTCCGTACTGCAAGGGGAAGATGAGCAAATCCTGGCGATCATGCAGGCTGCATATAAGGTTCGCCGTCATTATTACGGCAACAAAGTGAAGCTGAACATGATCATGAACGCCAAAAGCGGCCTTTGCCCTGAGGACTGCGGCTATTGCTCGCAATCGATTGTTTCCAGCGCCCCTGTAACTAAATACTCCTTGCTCGACAAAGATTCATTACTGGCGGGAGCGCGTGAAGCGATGGCCCGCCAAGCGGGTACGTATTGTATCGTAGCGTCAGGCAGGGGGCCGACTCCGCGGGAGCTGGAACAAGTAATTGAGGCCGTTACGGAAATACGCAGCACGATGCCTCTCAAAATATGCGCCTGCCTCGGGCTGCTCCGCGATGACCAGGCCAAGCGTCTCGCGGAGGCGGGCGTCCACCGCTATAACCATAACTTGAATACAAGTACAGCCAATTACTCCGCCATAACAACGACGCATTCCTATGAGCAGCGCGTGGAGACGGTTGAGAAGGTGAAGGCCTCGGGGATGTCGCCCTGCTCCGGCGTAATTATAGGCATGGGGGAAAGCCAGGCCGAAATTGTGCAAATGGCTTATGCTCTCCGTGAGATAGATGCTGACTCGATACCGGTCAACTTTCTGGTTCCTATTTCGGGAACCCCGCTGGAAGCCTCGGAGAAAGTTACGCCTCTGCAAGCGCTCAAAGTGCTGGCGTTATTCCGTTTCATTTGTCCGTCCAAGGAAATTCGCGTGTCTGGAGGCCGGGAATCCAGCCTTAGACATCTGCAGCCGATGTCTCTTTATGCGGCAAATTCATGGTTTGTCGGTGATTATTTGACAACTGGAGGGCAGGCGGTGACTGCGGATCATCAGATGATCGAAGATCTTGGTTTTGAAATCGAGCAGTGCGCCCTTTAA
- a CDS encoding 3-ketoacyl-ACP reductase, whose protein sequence is MSLNNQVAIITGAGKGIGKAIAQALAKEGVHLGLIARTTSDLEALQSELREQHGIKVAIASADISDQSAAEKAVEALVSELGGIDILINNAGIAKFGKLVEMDTKDWERIIQVNLMGTYYMTRAVLPKLIAQNQGNIINIASTAGERGFATGSAYNASKFAIMGLTEAVMQEVRKNNIRVVALTPSTVNTELAVNTGLSIGDEDRMMQPEDVAELALATLKLPQRVFVKTAGIWTTNPQ, encoded by the coding sequence ATGAGCTTGAACAACCAGGTAGCCATCATTACGGGCGCAGGCAAAGGCATCGGCAAGGCGATCGCACAGGCGCTTGCAAAGGAGGGCGTTCATTTAGGACTGATCGCGCGTACGACTTCCGACTTGGAGGCGCTGCAATCCGAATTGCGAGAGCAGCACGGCATTAAGGTTGCCATCGCTTCCGCCGATATTTCCGATCAGTCGGCCGCAGAGAAGGCCGTAGAGGCGCTTGTATCCGAGTTAGGCGGCATAGATATCCTAATCAACAACGCCGGCATTGCCAAATTCGGCAAACTGGTGGAGATGGACACGAAGGATTGGGAGCGAATTATTCAGGTTAATTTGATGGGAACCTATTACATGACAAGAGCCGTGCTTCCTAAACTGATTGCTCAAAATCAAGGGAATATTATTAACATTGCATCGACAGCCGGTGAAAGAGGCTTTGCTACCGGCTCCGCATACAATGCTTCGAAATTTGCCATTATGGGGTTGACGGAGGCCGTTATGCAGGAGGTGCGCAAGAACAATATCCGTGTTGTCGCTCTGACGCCAAGTACGGTAAATACCGAGCTTGCCGTAAATACCGGCCTGAGTATCGGGGACGAAGACCGGATGATGCAGCCGGAAGACGTTGCTGAGCTAGCGCTGGCCACATTGAAGCTCCCACAGCGTGTTTTTGTTAAAACCGCCGGCATCTGGACGACGAATCCTCAGTAA
- a CDS encoding aminotransferase class I/II-fold pyridoxal phosphate-dependent enzyme — MVIQQFTNEGDAILIHTPVYQPVATAVSLNHRVLIESPLKLVAGRYEIDFEDMELRMQQGVKIVLLISPHTPVGRVWTRADLERIAALCIKYNALIVSDDIHADFIHEGHEHTVIAKLSEEIAQRSIICTSPGKTFNLASLEISNIIIPNETTRERFKQVLQQAGIHNPTFFGRGFSSPQF, encoded by the coding sequence TTGGTCATTCAGCAGTTCACAAACGAAGGAGACGCTATTCTTATTCATACGCCTGTTTATCAGCCTGTCGCTACAGCGGTTTCTTTAAACCATCGCGTGCTGATAGAAAGTCCGCTGAAGCTCGTTGCCGGGCGTTATGAAATTGATTTCGAAGATATGGAACTGCGAATGCAGCAAGGGGTAAAAATCGTGCTGCTAATTTCGCCCCACACCCCGGTTGGACGCGTATGGACGAGAGCGGATCTGGAACGGATCGCTGCTTTGTGCATCAAGTACAACGCGCTGATCGTCTCCGACGATATTCACGCCGATTTTATCCACGAAGGGCATGAACATACTGTCATCGCCAAGCTGTCGGAGGAAATCGCCCAGCGCAGCATCATCTGTACATCCCCAGGTAAGACCTTTAACCTGGCAAGCCTGGAGATTTCCAATATCATCATCCCTAACGAGACGACCAGGGAACGATTCAAGCAGGTCTTGCAGCAGGCCGGCATTCATAACCCGACCTTTTTCGGACGGGGATTTTCTTCGCCACAATTTTAG
- a CDS encoding methyl-accepting chemotaxis protein, with protein MSWFNRLPLGGKISAACYCIAALFGIPTLILFILQGHLLTGIVLVAILGALTIPLTRYVQKALTESFDDISNASAKIAKGDFTSRINESGGMDNLSRTFNSMIDRLRKILQETSEITRKVMDSSRAISDRNGELIHVMGQVAQSSNELAIGANEISEDVSDMTESIRQIENKVSNYTDSTKEMNERSRDTLELVEKGRESVSRQAEGMRRNVEATQKVAESINALSINAQGITRITATISEIAEQTNLLSLNASIEAARAGEHGAGFAVVAHEVRKLAEESTASTKEVFNLVRSIENDVKLAGHNIKINEEVVQQQNLMIREAEQIFAQIVQSVQYISEQIEAFSRESESMLDSAQHISQSIQNISAITQQSAAGTEQVSASMNEQIQSIQKMAEETEAMKNAVFQLQKTIHIFKF; from the coding sequence ATGTCATGGTTCAACAGACTTCCCCTTGGCGGAAAGATTTCAGCAGCCTGTTACTGCATCGCCGCCCTTTTCGGAATACCGACGTTGATTTTGTTCATTCTACAGGGCCACTTATTGACGGGGATCGTCTTGGTTGCCATTCTAGGAGCGCTTACCATCCCTCTTACCCGCTATGTTCAGAAAGCGCTTACGGAATCGTTCGATGACATCTCCAACGCCTCGGCCAAGATTGCCAAGGGCGACTTCACTAGCCGGATCAACGAATCGGGAGGCATGGATAATTTAAGCCGAACTTTTAACAGCATGATAGACAGGCTTCGCAAAATTTTGCAGGAGACCTCCGAAATTACCCGTAAAGTTATGGATTCCAGCCGGGCTATTTCGGACAGAAATGGAGAGCTCATTCACGTTATGGGACAGGTGGCCCAGTCCTCCAACGAATTGGCGATCGGAGCCAACGAGATTTCCGAGGATGTCAGCGACATGACGGAGTCCATCCGTCAAATCGAAAATAAGGTCAGCAATTATACCGACTCTACCAAAGAAATGAATGAACGTTCCCGCGATACGCTGGAGCTCGTCGAGAAGGGCCGGGAATCCGTCTCCAGGCAGGCCGAAGGGATGCGCCGCAATGTTGAAGCGACGCAGAAGGTCGCGGAGTCGATCAATGCGCTCTCCATCAACGCCCAGGGCATTACACGCATTACAGCTACGATTTCGGAAATCGCCGAGCAGACCAACCTGCTATCGCTCAACGCCTCGATCGAAGCGGCTAGAGCAGGAGAGCATGGCGCAGGTTTCGCTGTCGTCGCCCATGAGGTCCGCAAGCTGGCGGAGGAATCCACCGCTTCCACGAAAGAGGTATTCAACCTCGTTCGGAGCATAGAAAATGATGTGAAGCTGGCCGGACACAACATTAAAATTAATGAAGAGGTCGTACAGCAGCAAAACCTGATGATCCGGGAAGCTGAGCAAATTTTTGCGCAAATCGTGCAAAGCGTGCAGTATATTTCCGAGCAAATCGAAGCCTTCTCCAGAGAAAGCGAGAGCATGCTGGACAGCGCGCAGCATATTTCCCAGTCTATTCAGAACATTTCAGCGATTACCCAACAGTCAGCTGCGGGTACGGAGCAGGTATCGGCTTCGATGAATGAGCAAATCCAATCCATCCAGAAGATGGCGGAAGAAACGGAAGCCATGAAAAATGCGGTTTTCCAGCTGCAAAAAACGATACATATTTTCAAATTCTAG
- a CDS encoding GNAT family N-acetyltransferase yields MIGGKLYGIPLGTKNSGLKQGFFTLLNDSRPVSCGLAVIEQGYAGLYDIVTDEAYRNLGYGEQLLLHILKWANENGAVKSYLLVVQSNASANRLYDKLNYRHLYTYWYRCKP; encoded by the coding sequence ATGATCGGCGGCAAGCTGTATGGTATTCCTCTTGGAACGAAAAATTCCGGCTTGAAACAAGGATTCTTCACATTGCTGAACGATTCCAGGCCGGTCTCGTGCGGACTTGCTGTCATTGAGCAGGGGTATGCCGGCTTGTATGATATCGTTACGGATGAGGCGTACCGCAACCTTGGTTACGGCGAACAGTTGCTGCTACATATTTTGAAATGGGCGAATGAGAACGGGGCCGTAAAAAGCTACTTGCTCGTTGTGCAGAGCAATGCCTCCGCGAACCGCCTGTATGATAAATTGAACTATCGGCATTTGTATACCTATTGGTATAGATGCAAGCCGTAG
- a CDS encoding RidA family protein encodes MEQQDKQVVATTEASGAIGPYSQAVRFGHLLFTSGQLGMDASGVFPATVEEQTKRSLLNVKAILEAAGYGMKDVVKTTVFLKDMNDFGAVNAVYAEFFAEPYPARSVVEVARLPKDGLVEIEVVAAKS; translated from the coding sequence ATGGAACAACAAGACAAGCAAGTCGTAGCGACCACAGAGGCGTCAGGAGCGATCGGGCCGTATTCACAAGCGGTTCGTTTCGGGCATCTGCTATTCACGTCGGGACAACTCGGCATGGATGCATCCGGCGTATTTCCGGCAACGGTGGAAGAGCAGACGAAGCGTTCTTTGCTTAATGTGAAGGCGATTCTGGAAGCGGCAGGATACGGGATGAAGGATGTCGTGAAGACAACTGTATTCTTGAAAGACATGAACGATTTCGGTGCCGTTAACGCAGTTTATGCGGAATTCTTTGCCGAGCCATATCCGGCGCGCAGTGTCGTTGAGGTGGCACGGCTGCCGAAGGACGGCCTGGTTGAAATTGAAGTGGTTGCGGCCAAGTCCTAA
- a CDS encoding PAS domain-containing protein, whose product MWDRHYIVNYKATGPRGQQFRSSTYFIKNTEGTLVGLMCLNIAAADMDLKAPPAVVEKLESFA is encoded by the coding sequence TTGTGGGATAGACATTATATCGTTAATTACAAGGCCACCGGACCCCGGGGACAGCAGTTCAGATCCTCAACATATTTCATTAAGAATACCGAGGGGACGCTGGTAGGCTTGATGTGCCTGAACATCGCGGCAGCCGATATGGACCTGAAGGCCCCGCCTGCAGTCGTGGAGAAGCTTGAATCGTTCGCATAA
- a CDS encoding alpha-galactosidase, producing MPIYYDKASGIFHLQSHQTSYVIQLVRGMPAHVYFGPQLRQGSNLNDLLYRVERSSFCPNPFPDDKTLSLDTLPQEYPQYGTSDFRSPAYQIKLSDGTRISELVYRSHRITAGKPALEGLPAVYTEQENEAETLELVLHDAKAGLSVTLYYTVFEQFSAIARSARLANEAGEALQLERALSASIDLPDARYDALYLSGAWARERHIQRRALAPGVTGINSRRGSSSHQFNPFLALLRPETNERQGEVYGFSLIYSGNFAAEAEVDQFGTTRVSLGINPFDFSWKLEPGEAFQTPEAVLVYSAEGLGGMSRTFHKLYRTRLCRGVHRDLERPILVNNWEATYFDFNADKIEAIAKKGGELGIELFVLDDGWFGKRDSDNSSLGDWFEDRRKLPNGLQDLAERVKRQGLQFGLWFEPEMISPDSDLYRSHPDWCLHVPNHRRTEARDQLILDMSRADVREYLYSRLSEIFTNVPISYIKWDMNRNMTEIGSALSSPERQSETAHRYILGLYELMERLTSEFPHILFESCSGGGGRFDPGMLYYMPQTWTSDDTDGVERLKIQYGTSIVYPVSTMGAHVSAVPNHQVGRKTSLEFRGDVAMSGNFGYELDLTTFTPEEVEIAKAQIASYKEIRGLVQQGDLYRLLSPFEGNETSWMFVSEDRREALLFYFHVLAEPNAPLKRVKLEGLDPLLDYQLGDTDTIYGGDRLMAVGLPITSIRGDFESRVVQLRAISQ from the coding sequence ATGCCTATTTACTATGACAAAGCATCCGGTATTTTTCATTTGCAATCTCATCAAACCAGTTACGTAATTCAACTCGTGCGGGGCATGCCTGCACATGTATATTTCGGTCCGCAGCTCCGCCAAGGAAGCAATTTAAATGACCTGCTTTACAGAGTGGAGCGCTCCTCGTTCTGTCCAAACCCATTTCCGGACGACAAGACGTTATCGCTGGATACTTTGCCGCAGGAGTACCCGCAGTATGGTACGAGCGATTTCCGGAGCCCGGCTTACCAGATCAAGCTGTCTGACGGAACCCGCATTTCCGAGCTGGTCTACCGATCACACCGTATCACAGCCGGGAAGCCAGCATTGGAAGGGCTTCCGGCGGTTTATACGGAGCAGGAGAACGAGGCGGAGACGTTAGAACTCGTGCTGCATGATGCCAAGGCAGGGTTAAGTGTAACGCTGTATTATACGGTATTCGAGCAATTCAGCGCCATAGCAAGATCGGCTAGGCTGGCGAATGAAGCGGGAGAGGCGCTGCAGCTCGAGCGGGCATTAAGCGCCTCCATTGACTTGCCTGATGCCCGTTATGATGCGCTGTATTTATCAGGCGCATGGGCCAGGGAACGCCACATTCAGCGAAGAGCGCTTGCGCCGGGCGTAACCGGAATCAACAGCCGCAGAGGGTCGAGTTCGCATCAGTTTAATCCTTTTCTCGCGCTGCTCCGTCCTGAGACGAACGAGCGCCAGGGCGAGGTGTACGGCTTCAGCTTGATTTATAGCGGAAATTTTGCCGCCGAGGCCGAAGTGGATCAATTCGGAACAACGCGCGTATCGCTGGGCATCAATCCTTTTGACTTTTCTTGGAAGCTTGAGCCTGGGGAAGCTTTCCAGACGCCGGAGGCGGTGCTCGTCTATTCCGCTGAAGGGCTTGGGGGCATGTCGCGTACATTCCACAAGCTGTATCGTACGAGACTGTGCCGGGGCGTGCACCGGGATTTGGAACGTCCGATTCTCGTCAACAACTGGGAGGCTACGTATTTCGACTTCAATGCCGACAAGATCGAAGCTATCGCCAAGAAAGGCGGCGAGCTTGGCATCGAGCTGTTCGTGCTGGACGATGGCTGGTTCGGCAAACGGGACTCCGACAACAGCTCGCTTGGCGACTGGTTTGAGGATCGCCGCAAGCTGCCAAACGGCTTGCAGGATCTTGCCGAACGGGTGAAACGGCAAGGCCTGCAGTTCGGACTGTGGTTCGAGCCGGAGATGATTTCCCCGGACAGCGATTTGTATCGCAGCCATCCGGATTGGTGCCTCCACGTGCCGAATCACCGCAGAACCGAAGCACGCGACCAGCTGATCCTCGACATGTCGCGCGCGGATGTAAGGGAATATCTATACAGCCGGCTCAGTGAAATTTTTACGAATGTGCCGATTTCATATATTAAATGGGATATGAACCGCAACATGACAGAGATCGGTTCTGCGCTCAGCTCCCCTGAGCGGCAGAGCGAGACGGCTCATCGTTATATTCTCGGGCTGTATGAATTGATGGAGCGCTTGACTAGCGAGTTCCCGCATATTCTGTTCGAGAGCTGCTCCGGAGGAGGAGGGCGCTTTGATCCGGGAATGCTCTACTACATGCCGCAAACGTGGACTAGCGACGATACCGATGGCGTGGAGCGCTTGAAAATCCAATATGGCACAAGTATCGTCTACCCGGTCTCGACAATGGGCGCTCACGTGTCGGCGGTGCCGAACCATCAGGTCGGCCGCAAGACATCCTTGGAATTCCGCGGGGACGTAGCCATGTCCGGCAATTTCGGCTATGAGCTTGATTTGACGACATTTACGCCGGAGGAAGTGGAAATTGCCAAAGCCCAAATTGCAAGCTACAAGGAAATTCGCGGGCTGGTACAGCAGGGCGATCTATATCGTTTGTTAAGTCCCTTCGAAGGCAACGAGACGTCATGGATGTTCGTCAGCGAAGACCGGAGGGAAGCGCTGCTGTTCTACTTCCATGTGCTCGCCGAGCCGAACGCGCCGCTGAAGCGCGTGAAGCTGGAAGGCCTCGATCCATTGCTGGACTATCAGCTAGGGGATACGGATACCATCTACGGCGGCGACCGTTTGATGGCAGTCGGCTTGCCGATAACCTCCATTCGGGGCGATTTCGAGAGCAGAGTTGTGCAACTAAGAGCGATTTCGCAATAA
- a CDS encoding Na+/H+ antiporter NhaC family protein, which yields MDALQQSMQNIQGNGLDFILPLILVAITALIVILSGSGTALIFAMVLLMVPLADAAGISPIAISVPMGLSGNLFRAVSPVAAVVLIVAGTVKTDPIAIIKRTSVPMIAGVIFMFILSMVIFL from the coding sequence GTGGATGCCCTGCAGCAATCCATGCAAAATATTCAAGGAAACGGACTAGACTTCATTCTGCCGCTGATCCTTGTAGCCATTACGGCGCTGATCGTTATTCTTAGCGGCAGCGGTACGGCTTTGATCTTCGCCATGGTGCTGTTGATGGTTCCATTAGCGGATGCAGCAGGAATCAGTCCGATTGCAATTTCGGTGCCGATGGGACTTTCGGGCAACCTGTTCCGCGCGGTATCGCCGGTGGCAGCTGTTGTGCTGATCGTTGCCGGTACGGTGAAGACGGATCCAATCGCGATCATAAAAAGAACGTCGGTTCCAATGATCGCAGGTGTGATCTTTATGTTCATCCTGTCCATGGTCATCTTTCTGTAA
- a CDS encoding DUF4349 domain-containing protein: MIKKWKLVLCIGIMTLSLLLGGCGSASNNKAADSKADSGFSAESELMSMSADVSMSTATEQSMPAAGSDEAPVGKQSSTTQAGDFQVSGGSPGMQAIDAPAGLNKKLIYRANVVLEVKDYGKAQSEVRNLVAMSGGYIVEFTENQSQHEQGGTIILKVPSSGFSSFLDRLEKMEHESLQRSMQGQDVSEEYVDLESRLKVKQAMESRYLQFLKEATKSSQMVEFANELERIQTEIEQIRGRMRYIDQNVAYSTVEIRLYQPEVNQVSPSAKGKEPLGHRAWSALDSSLKALSAAMGWIIVILSGALPILLLLGIIAAPIWMVHRKRLLKAREYRLLRKNTVNPPAETKQAGQAEAADDQDIPRYEDDTD; this comes from the coding sequence ATGATCAAGAAATGGAAATTGGTACTATGTATAGGCATCATGACATTGTCTTTGCTGTTAGGCGGGTGCGGAAGCGCGAGCAACAATAAAGCAGCCGACAGCAAGGCGGACAGCGGTTTTTCCGCAGAGTCTGAACTTATGAGCATGAGCGCGGATGTTAGCATGAGCACAGCAACCGAGCAAAGCATGCCAGCTGCCGGCAGCGATGAGGCGCCTGTAGGAAAGCAGTCGTCCACTACGCAGGCTGGCGATTTTCAGGTGTCAGGAGGAAGCCCTGGCATGCAGGCGATTGACGCCCCGGCTGGGCTGAATAAGAAGCTGATTTACCGGGCAAATGTTGTACTGGAAGTGAAGGATTACGGCAAGGCGCAGTCCGAGGTGCGGAATTTGGTGGCCATGTCGGGCGGTTACATTGTGGAATTTACCGAGAACCAGTCTCAGCATGAGCAGGGCGGTACGATCATCCTGAAGGTGCCATCGTCCGGATTTTCCTCATTTTTGGACCGTCTGGAGAAAATGGAGCACGAATCGCTGCAGCGCAGTATGCAGGGGCAGGATGTTTCCGAGGAGTACGTCGATTTAGAGTCGCGGCTCAAAGTGAAGCAGGCGATGGAGTCTAGATATTTGCAATTTCTGAAGGAAGCAACAAAGAGCAGTCAAATGGTGGAGTTCGCCAATGAACTGGAACGGATTCAGACGGAAATTGAACAGATCCGGGGACGGATGCGCTACATTGACCAGAACGTGGCTTATTCTACGGTGGAAATCCGGCTATATCAGCCGGAGGTGAACCAAGTCAGTCCCTCCGCAAAGGGCAAGGAACCTCTCGGCCACCGGGCGTGGAGCGCTTTGGACAGCAGTCTGAAAGCATTATCGGCCGCTATGGGATGGATCATCGTTATTTTGTCTGGCGCCCTGCCCATATTGCTGCTTCTTGGCATCATTGCCGCTCCGATCTGGATGGTGCACCGCAAGCGGCTGCTTAAAGCTAGGGAATATCGTCTTCTGCGCAAAAATACAGTCAATCCGCCAGCCGAAACAAAACAGGCAGGCCAGGCAGAAGCGGCGGACGATCAAGATATTCCACGCTATGAAGATGACACAGACTGA
- a CDS encoding VOC family protein translates to MGGIFIPVRSIEQARDWYCGILGVPADGEILFGHLYILPMNGGTDLILDSKIYTGDNVFKAPAFQFKTNDIKEAYAYMKSKQVELTTEIMYDQWFNFKDPDGNQLMICKC, encoded by the coding sequence ATTGGCGGGATTTTTATCCCGGTAAGAAGCATTGAACAGGCACGCGATTGGTACTGCGGTATCCTAGGGGTTCCTGCTGATGGCGAAATATTGTTTGGGCATTTGTATATTTTGCCCATGAACGGCGGAACCGACCTCATACTGGACAGCAAAATTTATACAGGAGACAATGTCTTTAAAGCGCCAGCATTTCAATTCAAAACGAATGATATTAAGGAAGCCTACGCTTACATGAAGTCCAAGCAGGTAGAGCTGACAACGGAAATCATGTATGATCAATGGTTTAATTTCAAGGATCCGGATGGCAATCAATTAATGATTTGTAAATGCTAG